The following is a genomic window from Laribacter hongkongensis DSM 14985.
ATGTTGAGCCACAAGGTCAACTACAGCCGTGCGGGCGCAAAGGCTTTCTTCCTTACGTACCATAAGATGCCGGACACTTCCTTAGATATTGCTGCCGGGGTGGCCTCAATCATAGTCAATCCGCTCCGCATGTATTATGGCGTATTACATCACTTTGACGGATACGTCCGCGCTTTACGTGACGGAAAAGATGAGGTGTTGGTTAAAGCATTTCAGAAAACTGTTGAGCGGCAGTGGGCACTCGGTACAAGCGAAAACATCATTGGCATGACCGAGGCGGAGTTCCTTGGGCGCGCCTAGCAATTTATTCAAGCCGACGCCTTATCGGCGCGGCTTAACTCAAACGTTAGTGACCACTTTTTCATGAAGGCATCGACTGCTTCGGGTCGATAGTAACCATTGACCAAAACTTGAGCCAATGACCGCTAAGGCAGAGAGGCGGCCGCTTCCGCGATGCTCATCTGAGCAAACGCATCTGGAAACTGCCCTTACCCGAGAAGGTTTGAGCAAGCTTTTGTAAATGCTACAGGCTCGGTCCCGATGATCGTCAGGCTCCATAAACAGGCTCGCACCACACCCACCATCTACACCGAAATCCGCCAGTCCGGAACTGGACACAACGTTCTGCTCTGCTCACGCAACAAACCCGACAGCTTAGACTGCCGGGTTTTGTTTTTTGCATGCCTGACACCTGTGGCAGCTCATGAGGGGCGATGTACTGGATGACAGGGGCGACGTGGCAATCGCCCGAGGCTGAAATCCAAGCCGGTTATCTACGTAAATGCATATCTGTTTTGCCGGTGTAACGCATGCGGTTATTTCGCAGGTTTTTTCTTCTCGACGGTTCTGCGTTTGGCAGGAGGTTTCACGCCATCATCCAGCCCGATGTTGATCAGGGTGCCGGTATTGATGGTCGTATCGTCGCCAGTGTTATGACTGATGACCGCACCACTCGCGGAGGGGGCTGAGGGCGTGGTGTCGCTTGAGGCCGTTTCCGCAGATGCAGATCCAGACAGGCCGAGTTGCCGAACGGCAACAGATGCTTGGACTTTCCCTTGGGGGCTGAGAGATCGGTAATCCATCAGTAGGAGAGACTCATCAGGAGCAAGTTGGGTAGTTAGATACTGCCCGGTCACAACGAAAAAGATGTCTACGCCGGCTTCGTAAGCGGCCTGTAGATAGCCCGCATCAGGTAGGCGCTCATTTGCTTCGTACCGATACTGAGCATTTCGATGCATGCCAGTTAAAGCGGAAAACTTCTCCGCACTCAGTCCAAGACGTAAACGCTCGGCTTTGAGCCGCTCTCCCATGCTCGACATTTGGTTCAAATCCTATTGCATTTCACCCAAATGGGTGAAATACTGTGTTTGCCTAAGTTGTGAACCTCCAAAAATACCATGAACACTACAGTCCAACCCGTCCGCTATGCACCGCGGACGCCCGGAGTCAGAGGGACTACCGTGTCGGTGGTGCTGTCAGACCGTCGCCTGTCACGGGTGCGTGACCGGGCACGGGAAAAGCACACCAGCATCTCAAAGACCATTTCCGACATGATCGACGCGGCCGAGGTTGCGCCGGACCTGTCTCCTGCCAGCCGGGCCATGATCGAAAGCCTTGCGCTGGACTGGGGGGTGTCTGCGGATGCCATGTGCGCCGAACTGGTGCATGAAGCCTTGCGGGCACGTTGCCAGACTACGGCAACCGCGCCGGACGCATAACCACGGACAGGAGGAATACACCGTGGACATGCTGCGCGAGAGCTACAAGCGGATGTGCTGTTCGGTCAACGGCGGCTGGGCTGCCATGGCCGCAGCGCTGGGCCTGACCAAGAACGCACTGGAAAACCGCGTTTACGAACGCACCGGCCAGTCGGTCGACGTGCATCTGGCCATGAACATGCAGGCCACCAGCGGCACCACACTGTTTGCCGAAGCGGTGGCACGGGAATCCGGTGGCGTGTTCGTGTCCCTGCCGCCGGT
Proteins encoded in this region:
- a CDS encoding helix-turn-helix domain-containing protein, producing the protein MSSMGERLKAERLRLGLSAEKFSALTGMHRNAQYRYEANERLPDAGYLQAAYEAGVDIFFVVTGQYLTTQLAPDESLLLMDYRSLSPQGKVQASVAVRQLGLSGSASAETASSDTTPSAPSASGAVISHNTGDDTTINTGTLINIGLDDGVKPPAKRRTVEKKKPAK
- a CDS encoding YmfL family putative regulatory protein, with the protein product MLRESYKRMCCSVNGGWAAMAAALGLTKNALENRVYERTGQSVDVHLAMNMQATSGTTLFAEAVARESGGVFVSLPPVEVVDNEEIQLLYMQAVEEIGNLARCWQKVTADNVVTPAERRELEDIQRRLVQKTQQMNTLTFRLFCEEAR